One Halalkalicoccus sp. NIPERK01 DNA segment encodes these proteins:
- the sufB gene encoding Fe-S cluster assembly protein SufB, which produces MSSEELTKNQERFDHRNEERSALRSEKGLTEEVVRLISEDKNEPEWMLDRRLRALDHYQNMPMPTDWPGQPDLSDLDVGEIVPYIRPDVETRGGVDSWEDVPDDIKDTFEKLGIPEAERESLSGVGAQYESEIVYQNMKEQWEEKGVVFMNMDQAVQDHPEIVREYFMTRCVPPSDNKFAALHGAVWSGGSFVYVPEDVTVEMPVQAYFRMNSEGMGQFEHTLIVAEEGSEVHYIEGCSAPKYNVINLHSGGVEVFVGEDAHVQYSTVQNWSKNTFNLNTKRAIVEKGGRMEWVSGSMGSKATMLYPCSILKGRGASANHISIAFAGEGQDIDTGAKVYHNAPNTNSTIESKSIS; this is translated from the coding sequence ATGAGCTCAGAAGAACTCACCAAGAACCAGGAGCGCTTCGATCATCGCAACGAGGAGCGATCCGCCCTCCGCTCGGAGAAAGGCCTCACCGAAGAAGTGGTACGCCTCATCAGCGAGGACAAAAACGAGCCCGAGTGGATGCTCGACCGCAGACTCAGAGCGCTCGACCACTACCAGAACATGCCCATGCCCACCGACTGGCCCGGGCAACCCGACCTCTCCGACCTCGACGTCGGCGAGATCGTCCCCTACATCCGCCCCGACGTCGAAACCCGCGGCGGCGTCGACTCCTGGGAAGACGTCCCCGACGACATCAAGGACACCTTCGAGAAACTCGGCATCCCCGAGGCCGAGCGCGAATCCCTCTCCGGGGTGGGCGCCCAGTACGAGTCGGAGATCGTCTACCAGAACATGAAAGAACAGTGGGAGGAGAAAGGGGTCGTCTTCATGAACATGGACCAAGCGGTTCAGGACCACCCCGAGATCGTCCGCGAGTACTTCATGACCCGGTGCGTGCCGCCATCTGATAACAAGTTCGCCGCACTCCACGGCGCGGTCTGGTCCGGCGGAAGCTTCGTCTACGTGCCCGAGGACGTCACGGTCGAGATGCCCGTCCAGGCCTACTTCCGCATGAACTCCGAGGGGATGGGCCAGTTCGAACACACCCTCATTGTGGCCGAGGAAGGGAGCGAGGTCCACTACATCGAGGGGTGTTCGGCACCCAAGTACAACGTCATCAACCTGCACTCGGGCGGCGTCGAAGTGTTCGTCGGCGAGGACGCCCACGTCCAGTACTCGACCGTCCAAAACTGGTCGAAGAACACGTTCAACCTGAACACGAAGCGCGCTATCGTCGAGAAGGGCGGCCGGATGGAGTGGGTCTCCGGGTCGATGGGGTCGAAGGCCACGATGCTGTATCCCTGTTCGATCCTGAAGGGCCGCGGTGCCTCGGCCAACCACATCAGCATCGCGTTCGCGGGCGAGGGTCAAGACATCGACACGGGCGCGAAGGTCTACCACAACGCGCCGAACACGAACTCGACGATCGAGTCGAAATCCATCTCGAA